GCCCACGATGCGTCAAGTGCCGGACCCGACGGTCCCCCCGGGACGTCGGTGGCACACCGGCTCCCGTGCCCCGACCGGATCCCTTCCTCCACCGGAGGCCCGCATGCGTCTCACCGTCAAGCTGCTGCTGGGGTGGTTCGCCCTCTTCGGGCTGGTGGTCGGCCTCTGGCAGGCCGTCTTCCCGGCTTCCTTCTACGCCGACTTCCCCGGGATGGGACACCACTGGGTCAGCCCGGATGGTCCCTACAACGAGCACCTGCTCCGCGACGTCGGCCTGGGCAACCTCGCCGTCGGGACGGTCGCGCTCGTCGCGCTGCTCACCGGAGTGGTCTGGGTCGCCCGCGCCGTCGGCCTGGCCGTGGTCGTGATGAACCTGCCGCACCAGCTCTACCACCAGGCGCACGTGTCGGTGCTGCCCTCCACGACCGACCAGGTCCTGCAGTCGGTGTCGCTCGCCGCGGTGAGCCTGACCGCCGTCGCGCTGGTGGTCCTGGCCTCCCGGACGCCCGCCGGCCCCGCCCCCGCTGCACCGCGGACCGATCCCCCCGTACCCGCACCGAGCCACCGCTAGGAGACCGTCATGGACATCGCGCAGCTGCTCGCCGACTTCGGCGACTGGGCCTTCGACCGCCACGCCAACGTGCTCAGCTGGTACATCCGGCCCCTCTTCCTAATCCCGCTGGCCTGGTTCGCCCACCGGCGCAGCGGCTGGGGCATCGCCGGCACCCTCGTCGCCCTCGCCACCAGCATGTTCTGGTTCCCGGCGCCCGCGCAGCCCGATCCGCGGATCCTGGAGTTCCTCGACTTCGAGCGGGAGTGGATCACCGGGGCCTGGGACCTGCAGAAGATCGGTCAGGCGCTGCTCGCCCCGCTCGCCCTCGGCGCCTACTGCCTGGCCTTCTGGCGGCGGTCGGTGCTCTGGGGTGTGGTGCTCCTCAACCTCATGGCCGGCGGGAAGCTGCTGTGGGGTGTCCTCGTGGGCGACGGCACCGGATGGGCGATGACCGTGCCCGGGTTGGTCGGGCTGCTGGTCTGCGACGCCGCCGTCCTCTGGGGGCTGCGGCGGCTGCAGGCACGCCGCCGGCGGCCCGCGAGCGACCCGTCGGCTCCCCGCGTCCTGTCGTCGAGCTCCTCGTGACCCGCGGGATCGACCCGCCGGGGCCGGCCGGAGCGCCGGCCCCCTGCACCCCCGGCCGTTCCGGCTCCCCGGTACCCGGCGCGGCGACGGTGACCGGCGCGGCGCCCCACCGCCCGATCGGCGTCGCGGTGTGTGACAGTCCAGCGCTGCGGCGGGAGGAGTGGCGTGCGGGTGCGGACGGTGTGGGGCGTCGTGTGGATCCTCGTGGGGGCGTCGGTGTCGATCGGCGGCATGGTGCTGGCCGTCGTCGACCCCGGACGCGCGCTCCTCGGCGGGATCGGCTTCGGCGTCGGGATCCTGCCGTTCGTGGCCGGCCTGTTCCTGGTCCGGCACGCCCTGCCCGAGCCGGGGAACGAGGGCGGCCGGCCGTGGGACACGTCGGGCAGCTTCTGGGACCTCTTCCGGTGAGCAGGAGTCCTGCGCACACGCCGCGGTCACGACCGTCCCGTCTCGAACCGCTCCTGCGGGCGTGGTGCCCCGCCGTGGTGGACGTGGCCGGGACGCCGCGCGCCGGTCGTACGGGTCCGATCGTGCGGCTCGTCCTCCCGTCGTCGACGGTGTCCCGAGCAGGTCAGGAGCGGTCCGTCCCCCCTGTGCTCCGGGCGGGGCCGACGAGCCGCCGGTGGACCACGGCGTCGGGGCCGAGCGCGAGCAGCCCCTCGGTGAGGGCGTCGGCCGCGGCGAGGAGCTCGTCGTCGGTCAGCGGGTCGAGGCCGTCGAGGACGAACAGGGCGCTGGTGGTGGCGGTGGTGATGCGGGTGCGCGTGCACTGCCGCCAGTTCCAGCGGCGGCAGGTGACGCCGGTGTCGTCGCGCCACACGACCTCGCCGGGCTCGGGGTGCTCCACGACGGGCTCGCCGCCGGCGGTGGTGTCGAAGGGCTCGCTGCCGTCGGCGCGGACCAGTCGCGGGGGGCCGGTGTAGGCGGCGCGGTCCTCGCCGCCGAGCGGCAGCAGGTGGGCGACGGAGACCGCGTTGTAGACGTCGGTGATGCGGTCGATGCGCGGCAGCCCGTCCGGGTCGAGGCGGCGCAGGAGCGCCTCGGCGCTGGGTCGCGTGCGCTGTGGCTTGGCGCCGAAGGCCCGGTACGCGTCCCGCCAGGCGGCCAGCTCCGGCAGCTCCTCGGGCCGCCGCCCGCCCAGCCGCGACCGCGCGGTGGCCTCGGCTGCGGCGAGGACCCGCTCGCTGACGTCGTCGCCGGGTCCGCCCCGCAGGCCGTCGGCGGTGACCAGCACCGCCCGGTAGTCCGGCCGCAGCGCGGACACGGCGTCGTCGACGGTGGCGGCGCTCAGCCACCCCTGGGGGTCGGTCACGTGCGGCCTCCGGTGGAGTCGGGGCTGGCAGACGGTGGGGGCGGGCGGGCGGGGACGTCCGGTGCGTCCATCGTCCCGGCGCCGGGGGAGCGCGCTGTGCTGCTCACCGGGCGGCAGCGCCGAACCACGTCGGCAGGTGGCCGAGCAGGTCGTGCTGGTCCTCACCGACCCACGCCACGTGACCGTCCGGCCGCAGCAGCGCCGCGGGCACGTCGAGCTCCTCGCTGGCGTCGACCACGTGGTCCACGCGGTCGGCCCAGCCGGCCACCGAGAGCCGGCCGGTCTGGTCCAGCAGGAGCCCGCGCCCCTCGTGCACCAGCGCGTAGAGGCGCCCGCGCGTCAACCCCACGTCGCGCAGACGCCGGCCGACGAGCCGGTGTCCCTCGCCGAGGTCGTACCGGACCCCGATCGCGGTGGTCTTCTCGATCAGGAAGCGGTGGACCTCGTCGAGGTCCATGAGGTCCGAGACCAGCCGGCGCACCGCCCGGGGCCCCGGCTCGGTGGACAGGAGCTCGGCCACCGCCCGGGTGGTGGCCAGCACGTCGGCGCCCACCGGGTGCCGTTCGGTGTGGTAGCTGTCCAGGAGCCCCGCCGGGGCCCAGCCGTTGACCTCGGCGGCCAGCTTCCAGCCCAGGTTGAACGCGTCCTGCAGCCCGAGGTTCAGGCCCTGGCCGCCGGTCGGCGGGTGCACGTGTGCGGCGTCGCCGGCCAGGAACACCCGGCCGCTGCGGTACCGCTCGGCCAGCCGGGTGGCGTCGCCGAAGCGGGTCAGCCAGCGCGGCGAGTGCACGCCGAAGTCGGTGCCCGCGACCACCTGCAACCGCTGCCTGACCTCCTCGAGGGTCGGCAGGACCGAGCGGTCCTCGGTCACCCTCTCGGCGGGCACGACGACGCGGTACCGCCCCTCGCCGGAGGGGCCGACACCGAACCCCTTCTGGGTCCTGCGGACCTCGGTGACCACGGCAGCCACCTCCTCGGGCGGCGCGGTGACCTCCACCTCGCCCGACAGCCACTCGCGCGTGGCCGGCTCGCCGGGGAAGCCGACGCCGAGGAGTCTGCGCACCGTGCTGCGGCCGCCGTCGCAGCCGACGAGGTGACGCGAGCGCAACTGCGTGCCGTCGGCCAGCTCGACGGTCACGCCGTGGTCGTCCTGGCCCAGCCCGACCAGTTCACAGCCGCGCCGGATCTCGACGCCCAGCTCGGTGGCGCGCTCGACGAGCAGGCGCTCCGTCGTGGGCTGCGGGATGCCGAGGACGTACGGATGAGCGGTGTCCAACCGGTCCGGTGCCGGCTTGTCGATCCCGGCGAAGCCACCGAGCGGGTACTGCGTGCCGAGCGGGAGGAACCGGTCCAGCAGGCCTCGCTGGTCCAGCACCTCGATGCTGCGTGCGTGCAGACCCAGAGCTCGGACGACCTGCGTCGGCTCCGCGTCCTTCTCCAGCACGAGCACGCGCACGCCGTGCAACCGCACCTCGCTGGCCAGCATCACGCCGGTGGGACCACCACCGACGACGATCACGTCGGCATCCACAGCAGTGTCTCCTCGATCAGTGCTCAGGTCGGGCACTCTGCTGCACGACCAGGGGATTGCCGCAAGCCCCCGCGTGCGTGGGAACCTGGAGTGGGAGAACCGCTGCGTGGCGCGGACCATCCGGCCGTGGGGGTGGTCCGCGAGCGGGACCGGCGACGGTGCGGGTGATCACCGAGGCGGCAGCGCCCGGTCGATGCGGACGCGCTGTCCGCGCCGGCGCAGGTCAGAGCTGCAGGATCCCGGCAGCGATCAGGTAGGCGGCGGCTGCGCCCTCCGGGTCGTGCAGGTCTCCAGGAGTCTCCGACGTCGCTCGGGCACGCGCGCGCACCGCGGCGCCGGCATCGGCAGCGACGAGATCGACGCACAGACCGGCGACCACGGCGCCAGCGTCGTGGTCGTCCAGACCGTCGAGCGCGAGGCCGTCGTGGAGCAGGGTCGCCGCCTCGAGGAACACCTCACGAGCCATCGTGGGATCCACCTCGGGACGTGCCCGGGCGACTGCCTCGGCGGCTGCCAGGAACTGGTCGAACGGTGGACCCACGGTGCTGGGCGGTATACCGAGAGCCTCGCAGTAGTGCACTGCGTGCCGGCAGAGCTGACATCGGTCCGGTGCCGCGTGGTCGGGGTGGACCGCGGTGCCCTGACGGTCACCAGGTCGGCAGGCTGTCGGGGTACAGCAGCGTGACGATCTCGAACCACAGGTCGGTCGCGGGGACGGCCTCGCCGTCGGCCGCGTTGACCATGACCACCACGCTCGCCTCCTCCTCCGGCAGGTGGGAGACCATGTCGCTGTAGCCGAAGACCGAGCCGTTGTGGCCGACCCAGTTCCCGAGCTGGAGAACGCCGAGGCCGTACTGCACCCGGAGGCCGGTCGAGGTGAGCGGCGTCCAGTCCTGGCGCAGCCGGGCGGTCTCCGGGGCGAGGCCCACCCCGGTCGCCAGCTGCTCGGCGTAGCGGACCATGTCCGGCACGGTGGAGACGACCGCACCGGCGGTGAACGGGACGACGGGGTTGCTGAGCGTGACGTCCCGGGGCTCATCCGCCCCCGGGTCCGCCGGTGCCAGCTCACTGTCGGTGTTCACGTAGCCGCGGGTGAACGGCTCCGGCAGGGCCGCGGTCGTGGGGTACGACGTCTCCGGAAGGCCGAGGTCCTCGATCACCGTGGTGGTGTACTGCTGTGCCGAGCGGCCGGTGACCCGCTCGATGACCAGCCCGAGCAGCACGTACTCCGAGTTGGAGTACACGGTCGCCTGGCCGGGCGGCGTGGCCTCGTCGGCGTGCGCGCGGATGATCTCGAGCACGTCGTAGGGGGACCACCCCGGCAGGAGCGGATCGGCGGCGTACCGCGCCATGAACTCCTCGTCTGCGACGAAGTCGTACACGCCGCCGCGCATGCCCAGGAGGTGCCGGACGGTGATCTCCTCCCCGTGGGGGATGTCGGGGACGTACTCCTCCAGGGGGTCGTCGAGGGACAGCCTCCCCTGGTCGGCGAGGCGCAGCACCGCCTGGGCGGTGAAGGTCTTGGTCACGCTGGCGATGCGGTAGTGCACGTCGGTGGTCATCGGGGTCCCCGTCGTGTCCGCGGTCCCGTAGGCCTGCAGGTGGCTCCCCCGGACCGGGTCGGAGATGCCGACCACCGCCCCGGTGACGCCGTCGGTCAGCGCGGCCCGGGCCAGTTCGTCGAGCTGTGCGGCGAGGTCCGGGTCGAGGGTCGCGGCCGGGGGAGAGGCGGACCCGGCCGGGATGTCGGGGGTGGCCGTGGAGCCGCTCGTCCCGGCCCCGGCGAGCAGGGCGAGTGCGAGGGCAGCGGGGCGCATCCATGGGCGCACGCGGATCAGCTCCTCCCGTGGAGGTGGCAGTGTGGTGTCCCCCGGCCGGGGTCCGTCGTAGCGACCCGGCCCGCCGGGGGCGCCGATCAGTCGGCGTAGAGCTCGTCGATCACCGCCCTGGCGAGCTCGACGGCCGGGCCGTCGCCGTTGGGCGCGGGGGCGGTGGAGGTCCAGGTGACGACGGTGATGTCCCGCACCGGGTCGTGTCCCATGAACGAGTTGGTCCCGGGCAGCTCGCCGGTGTGCCCGTACACCGGCCCGAACTGGGCCAGGCCGAACCCGTAGCCGGGGCTGGCCGGGTCGTCCGGGTCCACCGGCTGGACGCTGGCGATCCGCTCCTCCTGCAGCTGCGGGCTGAGCAGGCACCCGTCGACCAGTGCCTCCACGTAGTCGGCGAGGTCCTCCGCGGTGGAGATCCCGGCGCCCGCGGTCCACCCCCAGGAGGGGTTGGCGTCGGTGACGTCCATCGGCTCCAGGGTGCCGGCGCTGGCCGCGGCCTGGACCTCCGGTGGGAGCACCAGGCTGTCGATGGTCTCCACGTTCGTGCCGAAGGTGTACATCTGCGGGTGCGGCTCGGGGATCGACGCGTCGGTCACCGCCGGGAAGGAGGTCTCGCCCAGTCCCAGCGGGTCGAAGATGCGGTCCTGGAAGGCCTGCTCCACCGGGACCCCGGTGAGCTGCTCGATGATCAGGCCCAGCAGCACGTAGTTGGTGTTGGAGTACA
This region of Geodermatophilus bullaregiensis genomic DNA includes:
- a CDS encoding B3/B4 domain-containing protein, with amino-acid sequence MTDPQGWLSAATVDDAVSALRPDYRAVLVTADGLRGGPGDDVSERVLAAAEATARSRLGGRRPEELPELAAWRDAYRAFGAKPQRTRPSAEALLRRLDPDGLPRIDRITDVYNAVSVAHLLPLGGEDRAAYTGPPRLVRADGSEPFDTTAGGEPVVEHPEPGEVVWRDDTGVTCRRWNWRQCTRTRITTATTSALFVLDGLDPLTDDELLAAADALTEGLLALGPDAVVHRRLVGPARSTGGTDRS
- the rox gene encoding rifampin monooxygenase, whose protein sequence is MDADVIVVGGGPTGVMLASEVRLHGVRVLVLEKDAEPTQVVRALGLHARSIEVLDQRGLLDRFLPLGTQYPLGGFAGIDKPAPDRLDTAHPYVLGIPQPTTERLLVERATELGVEIRRGCELVGLGQDDHGVTVELADGTQLRSRHLVGCDGGRSTVRRLLGVGFPGEPATREWLSGEVEVTAPPEEVAAVVTEVRRTQKGFGVGPSGEGRYRVVVPAERVTEDRSVLPTLEEVRQRLQVVAGTDFGVHSPRWLTRFGDATRLAERYRSGRVFLAGDAAHVHPPTGGQGLNLGLQDAFNLGWKLAAEVNGWAPAGLLDSYHTERHPVGADVLATTRAVAELLSTEPGPRAVRRLVSDLMDLDEVHRFLIEKTTAIGVRYDLGEGHRLVGRRLRDVGLTRGRLYALVHEGRGLLLDQTGRLSVAGWADRVDHVVDASEELDVPAALLRPDGHVAWVGEDQHDLLGHLPTWFGAAAR
- a CDS encoding serine hydrolase domain-containing protein, which codes for MRPWMRPAALALALLAGAGTSGSTATPDIPAGSASPPAATLDPDLAAQLDELARAALTDGVTGAVVGISDPVRGSHLQAYGTADTTGTPMTTDVHYRIASVTKTFTAQAVLRLADQGRLSLDDPLEEYVPDIPHGEEITVRHLLGMRGGVYDFVADEEFMARYAADPLLPGWSPYDVLEIIRAHADEATPPGQATVYSNSEYVLLGLVIERVTGRSAQQYTTTVIEDLGLPETSYPTTAALPEPFTRGYVNTDSELAPADPGADEPRDVTLSNPVVPFTAGAVVSTVPDMVRYAEQLATGVGLAPETARLRQDWTPLTSTGLRVQYGLGVLQLGNWVGHNGSVFGYSDMVSHLPEEEASVVVMVNAADGEAVPATDLWFEIVTLLYPDSLPTW
- a CDS encoding serine hydrolase domain-containing protein, translated to MRDMAVTGAVVLVRSPELGDWATTMGTRTWHGTEPVTLADHVRVGSNTKTWTATVVLQLVDEGRIGLEDPVSRYRPDVPNGDDITIAQLLDMSSGLANYTEDLGLNEQMDSNPGRVWDPEELLAIGLAEPPAFPPGEGFLYSNTNYVLLGLIIEQLTGVPVEQAFQDRIFDPLGLGETSFPAVTDASIPEPHPQMYTFGTNVETIDSLVLPPEVQAAASAGTLEPMDVTDANPSWGWTAGAGISTAEDLADYVEALVDGCLLSPQLQEERIASVQPVDPDDPASPGYGFGLAQFGPVYGHTGELPGTNSFMGHDPVRDITVVTWTSTAPAPNGDGPAVELARAVIDELYAD